The region CGCCATAAGCGCGGTCAGAGAATATATCAAAAATAATTTTGGAAACCCATACCTCCCCAAGACAGCTTTCAAATATTCCGCCCGCAAGGGGAGTCAGGATGCGCACGAGGCAATCCGCCCTACTTATCTTGATCATCCGCCGGAGAAAATCAAAAAATATCTGACTAAAGACCAACTACGACTATATACTCTCATCTGGAACCGGTTGGTCGCCAGCCAGATGACGTCGGCTGTCTATGATGCCACCGATGTCGATATTTCCTCCGGCCGGTATCTTTTCCATGCCCATGCCCAGAGTTTGAAATTCGATGGTTTTCTCAAGGTCTATCAGGAAGCCAAGGAAAATGAACAGAACGGCGAAAACGGTCTGGTCGATTTGATTCCGGACTTAAAAGCCGGCGACACTCTGCATCCGGTCGAAATAAAACCCTCCCAGCATTTCACCAAACCGCCCGGTCGTTTTACCGAAGCGATGCTGGTCAAGACCCTGGAAGCCGATGGCATCGGACGTCCCTCGACCTACGCCGCCATCATTTCCACGCTCATGGATCGGAAATATGTCGAGTCGAAAGAGAGAAAACTATTTCCCACCGAACTGGGAAAAACGGTCAGCAAAATACTGGTCATGAGTTTTCCGACATTGTTTGATATTAAATTTACCGCCAAAATGGAAACCGAACTGGACCAAATCGAGACGGGAAAAGAAATCTGGACAAAGGTAATCAAGGATTTTTATCTCCCCTTCAACGCCGTTTTGGGGAAACTTTCCAAAAAGGAAAAAGAGATAAAGGCTTCAATTACCGAGGCGACCAGCGAAAAATGCGAAAACTGCGGCTCCCCGATGGTTATCAAGTGGGGAAGAAACGGTCGCTTTCTCGCCTGCTCCGCCTACCCGGAATGCAAAACCACCCGTCCCCTGGAACCTCAGCCGGAATCCCCTGCGACCGATCTGAAATGCACTAAATGCGGCTCGCCGATGGTTGTCAAGAGCGGCCGTTTCGGACGATTTCTGGCCTGCTCAGCCTACCCCGCCTGCAAGACCACACTGCCTCTTCCGACCGGAGTCAAATGCCCCAAAGATGGATGCGGCGGTGATGTTGTCCAGAAACAATCGCGAAACAAGAGAGTTTTTTACGGCTGCTCCAATTATCCCAAGTGCGATTTTGTCAGCTGGGATAAACCGGTCAACCAGCCCTGTCCCGCCTGTAGTCGCAGCTACCTGGTCGAAAAATTCACGCAGAAAAGCGGCGCCTATCTTTATTGCCCCGCCTGTAAGCATAAAGTCAGCAGCGAAAAACAGGAAACCGATACACCCGCCGCCGTATCCTCCTGATAGTCCATTCCAGTTTTAGTTGACCTTACCCCCGCTTTGGGGTATCATTATACCATGCTTAAGAAAGCATTTGCCGACTATCTGAAATTTTTATCGGAGCGAAGAAGGCTCGCGCCCGGTTCGGTGGCCACCTATCGCAATAATCTGAAACCGTGGCTGGAGTTTCTGGAAAGTGAATATGATAAGACAGCCCCCGATCCCAAAGTCAATACCATCTTACTGCGGAAATTCCTGGCACGGCGCCGGGAGGAGATGGTTTCGGTCAGAACCCTGGCCGGATTCATTTCTGCTCTGGCGGGATTTCAGCGGTTTCTGGCGCTCGACAAAAAAATCCGCCCCTATCTCTGCAAATTGAGCAAATTGAAATATACCGAGAAAATCCCCGATTTCCTTTCCCAGAAAGAGGCCGAGGAGCTTTCGGAGTTTCTTATTAAAGACAATTATCTGGGTTGGCGCGATTATATGATGGTTTCGCTTTTTTATCTTTCCGGAATTCGCCGGGCGGAAATGGCCGCTCTAAGACTTTCCGATATTGATTTTCAGGCGCGCACTATGGACGTCCTCGGCAAAGGGAATAAACACAGAATGGTGCCTTATGGCGATGCTTTCGATAACGAATTGAAAAGATATCTCGAGAGAAGAGAGGAGTTTGTTGCTTCCCGACCCGACCATGGCGGATACATTTTCCTTAATTACATAGGGGAACCGTTGACCGTCCGATCGGTTGATCGGATCGTCAAGAAATATTGTGCCCGTCTGGGGAAACGGGTGACCCCCCACATGCTTCGCCACAGCTTTGCCACCCATCTTCTCGAAAATGGCGCCGATATCCTGGCAATAAAAGAAATGCTCGGTCACAGCTCACTGGCCACGACGCAGAAATACACCCATGTGACCACCGAGCAGTTGAAGGCGGTTTATAACAAAGCCCATCCGCGGGCATAAGAAAGAGAATGCATATGAGAATAGAAGGGACGACAATTTTAGGCTTGAGGTACAAAGGGACCGTGGCGATGGCCGGTGACGGCCAGATCACTTTTGGAGATACCATAATGAAAGCAAAAGCGGTGAAGATTCGGCGTCTGTATAACGACAGGATTCTGGCCGGCTTTGCCGGCGCCGCCGCCGATGCGCTGGCCCTCTTTGAGCGATTCGAAACCAAGATTGAAGAGTTTTCCGGCAATCTTCCCCGCGCCGCAGTGGAGCTGGCCAAAGATTGGCGCACTGACAAGTACCTTCAGAAGCTGGAGGCGCTGCTGGCGGTCGCCGATACAAAGCATTCGCTCCTGATTGCCGGCACCGGTGAAGTGGTGGAGCCCGATGACGGTATCCTTGCCATCGGCTCGGGAGGAGCATATGCCCTGGCCGCCGCACGGGCCATTATTGCCACCAAATCCCAGATGACCGCCGAGGAGATTGCCCGCAAGGCTCTGGAAATCGCCTCGGAAATCTGTGTCTATACCAATGACCACATAACCGTGGAAAGTATTAAATGATTAATAGAGATTATCGAACCCCCAAGGAAATCGTCGAGCATTTGGATAAATATATTATCGGGCAGGATAAGGCCAAACGCTCGGTGGCCATCGCCCTGCGCAACCGCTGGCGGAGAAAAGCGGCGCCTGATGATATCCGCAGGGAAATTCTCCCCAATAATATCCTGATGATCGGTCCTACCGGTGTCGGCAAAACCGAAATCGCTCGTCGGCTGGCGGAGATGGCCGGGGCGCCGTTCCTCAAAGTCGAAGCCTCCAAATTCACCGAGGT is a window of Candidatus Zixiibacteriota bacterium DNA encoding:
- a CDS encoding tyrosine-type recombinase/integrase, whose translation is MLKKAFADYLKFLSERRRLAPGSVATYRNNLKPWLEFLESEYDKTAPDPKVNTILLRKFLARRREEMVSVRTLAGFISALAGFQRFLALDKKIRPYLCKLSKLKYTEKIPDFLSQKEAEELSEFLIKDNYLGWRDYMMVSLFYLSGIRRAEMAALRLSDIDFQARTMDVLGKGNKHRMVPYGDAFDNELKRYLERREEFVASRPDHGGYIFLNYIGEPLTVRSVDRIVKKYCARLGKRVTPHMLRHSFATHLLENGADILAIKEMLGHSSLATTQKYTHVTTEQLKAVYNKAHPRA
- the hslV gene encoding ATP-dependent protease subunit HslV, whose product is MRIEGTTILGLRYKGTVAMAGDGQITFGDTIMKAKAVKIRRLYNDRILAGFAGAAADALALFERFETKIEEFSGNLPRAAVELAKDWRTDKYLQKLEALLAVADTKHSLLIAGTGEVVEPDDGILAIGSGGAYALAAARAIIATKSQMTAEEIARKALEIASEICVYTNDHITVESIK
- the topA gene encoding type I DNA topoisomerase → MAKNLLIVESPAKSRTLKKFLGRNFEILPTIGHIRDLPKSKLGVDTDDDFKVDYVIIKGKEKVIKKLQESARKSEKVYLAPDPDREGEAIAWHVASQLKGVKNIVRVTFNEITKQAVLAAMEDTREIDMNLVDAQQARRVLDRLVGYKISPFLWKTVARGLSAGRVQSVALRIICEREAEIEAFVIEEYWEIEALLADKSDARLLCKLTRIDDAKAEIKTGAEANAVSEELKQAIFKVESVKNSQKIRKSSPPFITSTLQQEAARALYFSPKKTMMVAQQLYEGVDLGEEGPTGLITYMRTDSIRVAESAISAVREYIKNNFGNPYLPKTAFKYSARKGSQDAHEAIRPTYLDHPPEKIKKYLTKDQLRLYTLIWNRLVASQMTSAVYDATDVDISSGRYLFHAHAQSLKFDGFLKVYQEAKENEQNGENGLVDLIPDLKAGDTLHPVEIKPSQHFTKPPGRFTEAMLVKTLEADGIGRPSTYAAIISTLMDRKYVESKERKLFPTELGKTVSKILVMSFPTLFDIKFTAKMETELDQIETGKEIWTKVIKDFYLPFNAVLGKLSKKEKEIKASITEATSEKCENCGSPMVIKWGRNGRFLACSAYPECKTTRPLEPQPESPATDLKCTKCGSPMVVKSGRFGRFLACSAYPACKTTLPLPTGVKCPKDGCGGDVVQKQSRNKRVFYGCSNYPKCDFVSWDKPVNQPCPACSRSYLVEKFTQKSGAYLYCPACKHKVSSEKQETDTPAAVSS